GCCCAGTTCGGCGACTGGCTGAAGGTCGAGACCACGCGCTGGGGCCGGATCATCCGCGAGCAGAAGATCACGCTGGAGTAGGTCGCCCGCGAACGCGACCGACCCGCGGCGGGCGATAATCGGCGTCCGACAGCGTCCTCTGGCGCAGCAACCTGAGCAGGAACCCAGCATGCCGATGACCGCGGTAGAGAAAGTCCTGGCCTCGTGCAGTGGCCGCAGCGAGCTGCGCGCCGGCGACGTGGTGGAACCGCAGCCCGATTTCGTGATGATCCATGACGGCGTGGTGCTGTCGGCGAAACGCGAGCTCGACCAGCTGGGCATCGACCGGCTGGCGCAGCCGGAGCGCGTGATGATCGTCACCGACCATGAGGTCATCTACCCGAACGCCCGCTCGGCCGAGCGCGGCGCCGCCAACCGCCGGGCCGCGAAGCAGTGGGGCGTAGGCCGCTTCTACGATGTCGGCCAGGGCGGCCACGGCCACATCTTCCCGATGGAATCGGGACTGCTGCTGCCCGGCATGTTCTACTTCGACAACGATCGGCATTCGACCAATGCAGGTGCGATCGGCGCGTTCGGCTTCCGGATGGGGTCCGAGATCAGCCGGGTGCTGGCCACCGGCACCAACTGGGTGATGGTGCCGAAAACCATCCGCCTCGCGCTGACCGGACGCGCACGGCCGGGCGTGTTCGGCCGCGACATCGGCTTCGTGATCGCGAAGCACTTCCGTGAAGGCGGTAGCTGGGGCGTGAACCCGGATTATCGGGTGCTCGAATTCGCCGGCGACCTCGATCAGTTCGACCTCGCCCAGCGCACCGCGCTGTGCAGCTCCCCGACGGAGGTGCGCGCCTACGGCACTTTCTTCCCCCCTTCGGCGGCCATCCTCGAGCGCGCGAAAGCGGTCGCGCAGCGTCCGTTCACCCCGGTGTACCCGGACGACAACGCGAACTACGAGGCCAGGCTGTCGCTCGACATCTCGTCGATCGAGCCGCAGGTCGCGCTGCCCGGCGGCGTGCACCGGGCGGTCGATGTCTCCGAAGTCGCCGGCACCGCGGTCGACCATGCGTTCATCGGCTCCTGTGGCTCGGGCCACTATGAAGACCTGCAGCTCGCCGCGCGTGCGCTCGCGGGCAAGCGTATCGCCCCGGGTGTCCGGATGATGATTGCGCCGGGCAGCACAGGGTCGTCGCGCCGGATGCTCGACGACGGCCTGATGAAGGTCTTCATCGACGCCGGCGCGGTCATGCTGCCCGCGGGTTGCGGCGTGTGCAACGATGGCGTCATCGGCCCCGTCGATGGCGGCGAGGTCTCCATCTCCACGTTCGCCGGCAACAACAACGGCCGCATCGGCCCGAAGGACGCAAAGCTCTTCCTCGGCAATCCGGCGACGGTGGCCGCATCGGCGGTCGCCGGCCGTATAGTCGATCCACGCACGGTGATGGACTTCGTCCAGTGACTTCCCGGCATGCGGCCCGAAGCCTGATCGAACGAACCAACGGAGCGAAGCAGCCATGAATGCCATCGGCAAACCCGACCCGGTGAAACGCCACGACTGGCGGTTGCGAGGACGCGCGTGGGTGCTCGGCCACGACATCCAGCACCAGGGCGGCGTCGTGCCCGGATGGATCGTGACCGGCCGGCACATGGATCCCGTCGAAATCATCCCGCACCTGTTCGAGGAGACGGATCCGGGTTTCCACTCGCGCTGCAGGCCTGGCGACATCGTCGTCGCCGGCCGCAGCTTCGGCATGGGCCCCAAGATGAATGGCTACATCGCGATGCAGGCGCTCGGCCTCGGGCTGGTATGCGAGTCGATGCCCTTCCTCGGCTACCGCGGTGCGATCGGTGCCGGATTGCGCGTGCTCACCGACTGCCAGGGCGCGACCGAGGAATGCGAGACCGGGGACGAGCTCGAGGTCGATTTCGACAGCGGCATGTTCATCAACCACACCCGGAGCACGCGACGAGAGTATCCGCCGCTGGCCGACAGCCTGAAAGAGATCGTCGCACTCGGCGGCAACACCGGCTGGCTGCAGCAGTGGTGGGCCGGGCAGCAGGCGGAACGCAGCGGCCGCGGCGGCTGAGCCGCGAGCGCGCCGGGACCGGACCCAGATGTTCCTGCTGTTCTTCCTGATGGTGGCTGCAGGCATGCTCAGCCTGCTCTGGATCTACTTCCCGATGATGGGGGGGCCCCCTCCCGATCCACGGCCTGCGTATCCCACGGCCGCGGTCGCCACCCGTGCGTCCCCGGAGGCGGCCGCCGTGCCGGACGCGTTGCCGCCGAGCGCGCCCGATGCGCCTGCGGGCGCGGAACCTGGCGCGGCCGCAGTGACGGGCGATCCGGCGCTCCCGCGCCCGGAAGACACGGTACCGCGCGCCGCGCCCGGCGGCGCAGGCAGCGCCTCCCCGGAACGGATCGACTTCGAAGACCTGCGCCGGCAACTCGAGCGCCTGCTGGGCGATACGCAGCCGCCAGGGCGATGACTGCGGGCAGGTCGATGACTCCGGGCTCGAGCGCAGGCCGCTTCAGGCGACGGCAGAGCGCCGCGCCTGCTCGGCCCTGATCCCGCGCAACCGGATCACCGTCGCCCACCGCTGGAACTCGGCCTTCAGGTACGCGGAGAACTGCGCGGACGTGTCGCCGATCGGGTCGAAGCCGCTCGACGACAGGCGCTCGCGGATGGCAGGTTCAGTGACCACCCGCACGACGTCGGCGTTGTAGCGCATCACCAGGTCCTGCGGCACCCCTGCGGGGGCGACCAGCCCGTTCCAGTTCGCCGCCTCGTAGCCGGGCAGCGCCGACTCGGCCACCGTCGGCACCTCGGGCAACAGCGGCGAGCGTCGGCTGCTCGCGATGGCCAGCGGGCGCATGCGCCCGGAGCGAACGTGCTGCAGCACCGACGGCATGTTGCCCATCAGCAGCGAGATCTGCCCCGCGAGGAGATCCTGCACGGCGGGTGGCCCGCCCTTGTACGGCACGTGCACCAGGTCGAGATTCGCCATCGCGTTGAACAGTTCGAACGCGAGGTGGGACGCGCCACCGACACCGCTCGACCCGTAATGCATCTGCCCGGGGCGGCTGCGCACGAGCGCGATCAGTTCCTTGGTTGTCTTCACCGGCAGCGACGGATGCACGACCAGCACGTTGGCGGTTGCCGCCATGTTCACGATCGGCACGAAGTCGCGATCCCAGCGGTAGGGCAGCTTCTCGTGCAACGTCGCGTTGATCACATGCGCAGGCGTGACGGCGAGCAGCGTCGCGCCATCGGGCAGTGCCCGCGCGACGAACTCGGTCCCGATGATCTGCCCGGCGCCGGCGCGGTTCTCGACGATCACAGGCGTGCCCCAGATATCGGTGAGCCGTGAGGCGACGATGCGGGTCACCACGTCAGTGCCGCCGCCGGGCGCAAGCGCGACGATCACGCGGATCTGCTTTGCGGGCAGCGATGGAGCGCCCTGGGCAGACACGTGCGAAGGCAGCATCGGCATTGACAGCAGCGCCAGCGCGATGGGAACGACGGGCATGCGGTGAAACGGCGTGGTCGGTTTGCCGGCATTCATCCTGCACCATGCATCGGGTCGATCGGATCGCCAATGATGCCCGCGCCACGGGAATCCTGCGCGCGACCGGCGCGCACCGGCCCGGTGCATCGATGCACCAGGGCGCACCCGCCGAACGACAGCCGGTGCGGCCCTGCCGTCGCGCGTCATCACTTGGTACGATGGAGGATCGATCTTCGATCGCGAGCGCCGACCGGCGACAGCGCGGCATGTACCGGAGAAGCAGATGTCGAAACCTTCAGGAACGTCCGATCGCATCTACGTCGTGGGGGCCGGCCCGGTCGGAGCGGTGATGACGCTGGCGCTGGCGAAGCGCGGCATTCCGGTGACGCTGATCGAGTCCAACCCCGGGCCGGTGGACGACCAGCGTGCGGCGACCGTGCATCCGCCGACCATCGAGATGCTCGAGGCGCTCGGCATCGAGAAAGACGGCTGGGAAACCGGGCTGAAGTCGCCGCTGTTCCACTTCTGGGACCGCGTGACGGGAGAGCGCATCGCGGAGTTCGACCTGGGGCTGCTGAAGGACGAGGTGAGGTATCCGTTCTGCCTGCAGTGGGAACAGTACAAGCTCGCGCGCTCGGCCCTCGCCCACCTGCCCTCCGACGGCAGTGCCGAAGTGCTGTTCTCACACACGCTGACCGGGCTCGAACAGACGGCCGACGGCGTGACCCTCACGGTGGAAGTCGATGGCGAATCGCGCACGCTGCAGGGCGACTACGTGATCGGCACCGACGGCGGCCGCAGCACGGTACGCAAGCTGGCTGGCATCGCATTCGAGGGCTTCACCTGGGAAGAGCGCTTCCTGAAGATCGGCACTACCTTCGACTTCCTCGGCACCAGTGCCGGCTTCTGCACGCGCAACTACTTCTCCGACCCCGACGAGTGGCTCAACCTGTTCAAGGTGAAGGGCCCGGGCGAACCCGGCATCTGGCGCGGCATCTTCCCGGTGCCGGCCAGCGAGCCGGACGAAGTCGCCTTGAGCGACGAGCGCATCCAGGCGCGCTTCCAGAAGTTCTTCCCGCGCACCGGCGGCTACGACATCGCCTATGTCGGGTTGTACAAGGTCCACCAGCGGGTCGCCGAGACATTCAATCGGGGCCGCGTCCTGCTCGCCGGCGACAGCGCGCACGTGAACAACCCGATCGGCGGCATGGGCATGAACGGCGGCATCCACGACGCGATGAACCTCGCCGACAAGCTGGCCGCCATCCGCTTCGACGGCGCATCGCCCGACCTGCTCGACCGCTACACGCGGCAGCGGCGCAAGGCCCAGGTCGACTTCGTGCAGGCCCAGACCATCCGCAACAAGAAGTCGCTCGAAGAGAGCGACCCGGTCAAGCGCCGGCAGAACCTGGACGAGATGCGGCGCACCTGCGAGGACATCGGACTGCACAAGGCCTTCCTGATGCGCGGCGCCCTGTTCGACAGCCTGAAGAGCGCCAACGCCGTGCAGTAAAGACCGGGGTCTGACCCCACGGTCAGGCGCACGACGTCCGGGTCTGACCCCAGGGTCTGACCCGGATTTTCTCAGCCGACTTTTTCGGCGAGCCCGACGCGATCGGCGACCAGCCCTTCATGGCGCAGCTTCACGTGCACATCCTGGCCGGTGCCGTCCTTCGAAGCGCCACCCCAGCCGTGGGCGGTGGTGTCGATGATCACGCCATGCGGGTCGCGCACCTTCACTTCGTAGAAGATGTTGCTGAGCACCGGCACCTCGCCCATGTAGTACTTGCCACCGGCGGCCTCGACATCCTTGACGGTCTGCTCGACGTCGTCGACCCAGAAGCCGAAGTGGTGGATGCCGACATAGTCCTTGCCGCGCTCTTCACCGGCCGCTTCGTCCGACTTGTAGTTGAGCAGGGCCATGTTGATGAAGCCGTCGGTGAGGTACACGCCGCGCGCCAGCGACGAATCGGTCTCGCCGACCTTCTTCATGCCGAACGCCTGCATGTAGAACTGGGCTGCCTTCCACGGATCGGGAACGCTGAGGGCGATGTGACGGAGGCGGGACATGGCTGTTCTCCTGTTCGTGGAAAGGTCGCGTACAGATCGAAAGACGTTATGGTCGCCCCAACGGCGCGTGGCGGCAAGCCGCGCCCAGGGACGCCGGGGCGCGGCTGCGCTCAGCTGTGCGCACAGGAGCGGATCGCGCGCACGATGCCGACATAGCCGGTGCAGCGGCACAGGTTGCCCGACATGTCGCGCCGGATCTCGTCCTCCCCCGCGCAGGGCTTGCGCTGGAGCAGGTCGACCGCGGACACCAGCATGCCGGGCGTGCAGTAGCCGCACTGCAGTGCATGCTCTGCATGGAAGGCTTCGCGCAGGCGCTCGACCAGCGAGCCGGACAGCCCCTCGACCGTAGTCACTGCGCGTCCGTCGCAGGCCACAGCCAGCGTGATGCAGGCACGCACCGGCTGGCCGTCGAGCAACACGGTGCATGCGCCGCAGACACCGTGCTCGCAGCCGGCGTGCGTGCCGGTGAGGTGCAGCGCGTCGCGCAGCAGGTCGCACAGTGACGTGCGCGCCTCGATACGGACCTGCCGTGCAGTGCCATTGACGGTGAGTTGCAGGTCGATCGCGGCTTCTGCTGGAGCATCCATCATCGGTTCACCAGTATGTCGTTCACGGCTTCGCCGGCCATCTGCGCATGCAGGTGCCGCGCGTAGGCATCGCCCGGGGCGATCGAGTCGGGCAGCGCCGCCGCGATGCGCTCGCGCAGGGCCGCACGCCGCTGCGCTTCGCTGCCGCCGATGCCGGCGAGCGCGGCATGGTCGAGTGCGATCGCGACCGGCGCGCCACCGGTCGCCCCGAGCCAGACCTCGATGTCCTCGCCGCCGCGGTCGATGCAGACGGCCATTGCATGCGCGAACTCGCCGACCTTGCGGCAGTGCTTGCGATGGCCCCAGCGACGGATGGCGGAACCGGGCAGCACGACCGCAGCCACCACCTCGCCCGGCTCGATCGCGGTCTCGAACAGGCCGAGGCAGAACGCACGCGCCGGCACGCTGCGCCAGCCGGCAGGCCCGGCGAGTTCGATCGTCGCACCGAGCGCGGCCAGCGCACTCGGCCAGTCGGCCGCCGGATCGGCATGCGCGAGGCTGCCGCCGATGGTGCCGCGGCAACGTATGGCCCGGTAGGCGATCCCGCCCGCGACATGGCGCAGCACGTCGGCGAGCCCGGGCGGCAACCGATCGCCGGAAGGCAGGTCCTCCAGCATCGCATGCGTCACGCAGGCACCGATGCGCACCCCACCGTCGGGCAGCACGTCGATCGCGCGCAACCCTTCGATGCGATGGATGTCGAGCAGCAGCGTCGGCCGCACCATGCGCAGGTTGAGCATCGGACCCAGGCTCTGGCCGCCGGCGATCACGCGTACATCGTCGTCGGCACCGGCGCCAGCGAGCGCGGCGACCGCCTCCTCGAGCGAGGCTGCAAGCCGGTAACTGAACGGCACCGGCTTCATTGCGGTGGCATCCAGGTGAACGCCGGCCCGGCGTGCTGGTCGCCGGTGCCCGCGCACGCGCGCGCCGCCTGCAGCGCCGTCCAAACATCGCGCGCGGTGACCGGTGCGCGCGTCACCGACACGCCCAGCCCGCGCAGGGCATCGGTCACTGCGTTGCCGATCGCGGCCGGCCCGCCGATGCAGCCGCCCTCGCCAGTGCCCTTCATGCCGTAGGCGGTGAACGGCGACAGCGTGTGCTGGTGCTCGATGCGCACCTCGGGCACTTCGCCGAAGCCCGGCAACAGGTAGTCGGCGAGCGTGACCGTGCCCGGCTGTCCCTGATCGTCGTAGCGGATCTCTTCCAGCAGCGCCTGTCCGATGCCCTGTGCGACACCGCCGTAGACCTGCCCGTCGACGATCATCGGGTTGATGGTCTGTCCGCAGTCCTCGACGACCAGGTAGTCGAGCAGCCGGACGGCCCCGGTCTCGGTGTCGACCGCGACCCGGGCCGCATGTACGCCCGCCGAGAAGGCGCCGGTCTCGACCGGCGGGCGATAGCTCGCGAGGAACTCGAGCCCGGGCTCGATGCCGTCGGGCAGTTCATGTACGTACTGCAGCGCCACCTGGGCAAGCCGCGCGAACGGCAGCGGCGCAGTACCCTCGGGCCCGTGCACGGCCTGCGCACCGACCGAGAGCCCGTCGGGCGCGGCCTGCATCAAGTGCGCGGCGATCGCGCGCAGCCGGTCGACCAGGCGCCCGCAAGCCTGGTGTACCGCGCCGCCCGCGAGCACGACCGAGCGCGAC
The window above is part of the Rhodocyclaceae bacterium genome. Proteins encoded here:
- a CDS encoding 3-isopropylmalate dehydratase is translated as MPMTAVEKVLASCSGRSELRAGDVVEPQPDFVMIHDGVVLSAKRELDQLGIDRLAQPERVMIVTDHEVIYPNARSAERGAANRRAAKQWGVGRFYDVGQGGHGHIFPMESGLLLPGMFYFDNDRHSTNAGAIGAFGFRMGSEISRVLATGTNWVMVPKTIRLALTGRARPGVFGRDIGFVIAKHFREGGSWGVNPDYRVLEFAGDLDQFDLAQRTALCSSPTEVRAYGTFFPPSAAILERAKAVAQRPFTPVYPDDNANYEARLSLDISSIEPQVALPGGVHRAVDVSEVAGTAVDHAFIGSCGSGHYEDLQLAARALAGKRIAPGVRMMIAPGSTGSSRRMLDDGLMKVFIDAGAVMLPAGCGVCNDGVIGPVDGGEVSISTFAGNNNGRIGPKDAKLFLGNPATVAASAVAGRIVDPRTVMDFVQ
- a CDS encoding tripartite tricarboxylate transporter substrate binding protein, with amino-acid sequence MPVVPIALALLSMPMLPSHVSAQGAPSLPAKQIRVIVALAPGGGTDVVTRIVASRLTDIWGTPVIVENRAGAGQIIGTEFVARALPDGATLLAVTPAHVINATLHEKLPYRWDRDFVPIVNMAATANVLVVHPSLPVKTTKELIALVRSRPGQMHYGSSGVGGASHLAFELFNAMANLDLVHVPYKGGPPAVQDLLAGQISLLMGNMPSVLQHVRSGRMRPLAIASSRRSPLLPEVPTVAESALPGYEAANWNGLVAPAGVPQDLVMRYNADVVRVVTEPAIRERLSSSGFDPIGDTSAQFSAYLKAEFQRWATVIRLRGIRAEQARRSAVA
- a CDS encoding FAD-dependent monooxygenase, producing MSKPSGTSDRIYVVGAGPVGAVMTLALAKRGIPVTLIESNPGPVDDQRAATVHPPTIEMLEALGIEKDGWETGLKSPLFHFWDRVTGERIAEFDLGLLKDEVRYPFCLQWEQYKLARSALAHLPSDGSAEVLFSHTLTGLEQTADGVTLTVEVDGESRTLQGDYVIGTDGGRSTVRKLAGIAFEGFTWEERFLKIGTTFDFLGTSAGFCTRNYFSDPDEWLNLFKVKGPGEPGIWRGIFPVPASEPDEVALSDERIQARFQKFFPRTGGYDIAYVGLYKVHQRVAETFNRGRVLLAGDSAHVNNPIGGMGMNGGIHDAMNLADKLAAIRFDGASPDLLDRYTRQRRKAQVDFVQAQTIRNKKSLEESDPVKRRQNLDEMRRTCEDIGLHKAFLMRGALFDSLKSANAVQ
- a CDS encoding VOC family protein codes for the protein MSRLRHIALSVPDPWKAAQFYMQAFGMKKVGETDSSLARGVYLTDGFINMALLNYKSDEAAGEERGKDYVGIHHFGFWVDDVEQTVKDVEAAGGKYYMGEVPVLSNIFYEVKVRDPHGVIIDTTAHGWGGASKDGTGQDVHVKLRHEGLVADRVGLAEKVG
- a CDS encoding (2Fe-2S)-binding protein, which codes for MDAPAEAAIDLQLTVNGTARQVRIEARTSLCDLLRDALHLTGTHAGCEHGVCGACTVLLDGQPVRACITLAVACDGRAVTTVEGLSGSLVERLREAFHAEHALQCGYCTPGMLVSAVDLLQRKPCAGEDEIRRDMSGNLCRCTGYVGIVRAIRSCAHS
- a CDS encoding FAD binding domain-containing protein, whose product is MKPVPFSYRLAASLEEAVAALAGAGADDDVRVIAGGQSLGPMLNLRMVRPTLLLDIHRIEGLRAIDVLPDGGVRIGACVTHAMLEDLPSGDRLPPGLADVLRHVAGGIAYRAIRCRGTIGGSLAHADPAADWPSALAALGATIELAGPAGWRSVPARAFCLGLFETAIEPGEVVAAVVLPGSAIRRWGHRKHCRKVGEFAHAMAVCIDRGGEDIEVWLGATGGAPVAIALDHAALAGIGGSEAQRRAALRERIAAALPDSIAPGDAYARHLHAQMAGEAVNDILVNR